The Negativicutes bacterium genomic sequence CCATCATACCATACCAGAGAAATGCCTTGACCATATTTCTCCGATTCAACAGATTGTCCGAGCGGGAACGCGGCGGCTGATCCATGACGCCTTTTTCGGCTAATTCCGTACCCAAGCCCAGCGCCGGCATCATATCCGTGCCCAGATCGATGGTTAAAATCTGCATGACCGTTAAAGGCAGCGGAATCAGGCCTTTGGAAAATAAGAAGGCGGCGGAAGGGATCGCTTCCGGCATATTGCTGTTGAGAATGTAGATCAGGAATTTTCTGATATTGCTGTAAACTGTACGGCCCTCTTCGATGGCTTTGACGATGGAAGCGAAGTTATCATCCGTCAGGATCATATCCGCCGCTTCCTTGGCGACATCGGTACCGGAAATTCCCATTGCCACGCCGATATCGGCTTTTTTCAAGGCGGGGGCGTCATTCACACCGTCGCCGGTGACAGCGACGATCTCTCCCGCCGCCTGTAAATTGCAGACGACTCTGTATTTTTGCTCCGGCGCGACGCGGGCAAAGATCACTTCGCCTTTCAGGGCGTCTTTTAATTCCTCATCACTGAGCTTGGCTAACTCCTGACCGGATATGACTCGGGGATGCTCACCCTGCACAATGCCAATCCGCCTGGCGATACTTTCGGCGGTCAGACCGTAATCGCCGGTGATCATGATAATCCGAATGCTGGCTTTGCGGCACTGCTCTACGGCTGCCGCAACTTCCGGGCGCGGCGGATCGGCCATCACAACCAGCCCGAGAAAAGTTAAACTTTGTTCCAACAACTCCGGGGTATAGGCGCTCAGGGCGCTCGGCAGCTGACTCTCGCCGGTGATCGAACGGCAGGCAATGGCCAGAACCCGCAATCCGCTGCGGGCATAGCGGTCGTTGGCCTGCATGGCTTCGGCGCGTTGTTGCTCCGTAATCGCTTCGGTTTGTCCGCCGCGCCGAATTTCTGTGCACAAATCCAGGATTTCCTTGGGAGCGCCTTTGACATACGCGATTCTGCCGCCGTTTTTCTGACTGCTGTTTTGATGAATCGTCGTCATTCTTTTGCGTCTGGAGTCGAACGGCAGTTCTCTGATTCTGGGCATCTGAGCGGCCGCTTCTTCCAAATTGAGTCCGGCTTTGGTGGCAGCCACCGACAGACAAGCTTCCGTCGGATCACCCAAAACGGTATAGCGATCGGACTCCGCATCGGGCGGAATCAAGCGGGCATTGCTGCAAAGGCCGGCTGCGCTCAAAAGCAGCTTCAGATCTCCGTCGCTAAGAGCGCTGGTCGGTTGACCGTCTTGCATGACCTGGCCGATCGGCGCGTAGCCCTGACCGGTCACCGTCAGTTCCCGGCCCGGCAGCCACAGATTATTGACGGTCATTTCGTTCTGGGTCAGCGTGCCGGTTTTATCGGAACAAATCACGGTAGTACAACCCAACGTCTCCACCGCGGATAAGCGTTTGACCAAGGCATGTTCTTTGGCCATACGCTGCACCGCCATTGCCAGGGATAAGGTGACGGTTGGCAGTAATCCTTCCGGAATAAAGGCGACTACCATACCCAAAGCAAAAATAAAAGCCTGCGCCACCGGTTGTTTCACGAAGAAAACGGCAGCAACAAAGAAAAGAGCGCCGGCAGCCAGGGCCATAAAAGAAACCTGTTTGGTCAGTTGGTCCAGTTCTTTTTGCAGCGGGCTCTGCTCTTCTTTCATTTCCTGCGTCAAACCGGCAATTTTGCCGAACTCTGTCTGCATTCCGGTGGTGACCACGACCGCTTTGGCCGTGCCGCTGGCAACACTGGTTCCGGCGAAAATCAGATTCGGAATCTCAAAACGGGACAAACCTTCTCTGAGCACCGGATCGTGCGTTTTGCGGATCGGATTGGATTCGCCGGTCAGGGTCGACTGATCAATTTGAAAATCGCTGGTATCCAAAAGGCGGGCATCCGCGGAAATTTTATCGCCTTCCTGCAGCAAAATAATATCGCCCGGGGTCAGGTCTTCCGTCAATATTTGCTGTTCTTTCTTTTCCCGAATCACTCGGGCATAGGACGGCAGCATTTTTTTCAGGGCTTCTGTTGCTTTACCGGCCCGAAATTCCTGCCAAAAGCTAAAAACACCGTTGATCAGATTGACCAGCCAGATCGCGACAGCCAATTCGGGCATATCGGCAAAGAAGGCAATAATGCCTCCGATCCATAAGAGGACCGCCATCATGCTGACGAAATTACCGGCAAAAACCAAAATAATTGATTTGCCTTTCTTCTCGCTGAGAATATTCTTGCCGTAGACCTTGAGATTACGCTCAACTTCCGCGGCTGTTAAACCATCCGGTCTGGTCTGCATGATTTGACAGGCCGCCGCTGCGGTCAGTTGCTGGATTGTCTCGATTTTATTTTCTATCCCGATTTGTTTTTGCTCGCTCATGGTAAAACCTCATTTTATTTTTTCCATATATTTACTATTATTATAGCTCTTTCCGATGCCATTTACAAGTATCACATCAGAAAATGAAACAAGGCGCGCGGTAGAATTGGCACTGAATTACCAAATGCAGAGCCGCTTTCGTTTCGAAGCAGGCGCTCTTTAAAAAAAACGGAACCGCTGATCATGCGGTCCCGCCTTTTTAGAATGCAAACCAAAAGCTGTTTCTGCTTGCTGCGGCGCAACCGATGGATATTTTGCTTCCATTTCCGCAAATCACCTGTTTGCCGTCCCTGCCACCCTGCGCTGTTTTTGTTTTGGGCAGGCGCAGCACATCGGTGCCGGCACCTGAGCTTAACCTCAATATGCTGACGGTCAAACGGTGGGCCGAGCGGGTTGAGGCGAACCGCCGGTTCAGTCCCTGCGTAACCGATCCTTTGCAGAGCTTCGTCAGCCACTTGGCGGCCAGTGCCTTTTTCCGACAGCGGAACGGAATCCTCCGGATCCCAAGGTTCCTGCCGTCGCTTTTTTTAAAATCGCATTTCCGTCACTCCAACCCAAACAATTGTCTGCCGGCGCGCCTTGAAAAGCGGCGCGTTGGCTGCTTTATGCCAAGAGTCC encodes the following:
- a CDS encoding cation-transporting P-type ATPase — translated: MSEQKQIGIENKIETIQQLTAAAACQIMQTRPDGLTAAEVERNLKVYGKNILSEKKGKSIILVFAGNFVSMMAVLLWIGGIIAFFADMPELAVAIWLVNLINGVFSFWQEFRAGKATEALKKMLPSYARVIREKKEQQILTEDLTPGDIILLQEGDKISADARLLDTSDFQIDQSTLTGESNPIRKTHDPVLREGLSRFEIPNLIFAGTSVASGTAKAVVVTTGMQTEFGKIAGLTQEMKEEQSPLQKELDQLTKQVSFMALAAGALFFVAAVFFVKQPVAQAFIFALGMVVAFIPEGLLPTVTLSLAMAVQRMAKEHALVKRLSAVETLGCTTVICSDKTGTLTQNEMTVNNLWLPGRELTVTGQGYAPIGQVMQDGQPTSALSDGDLKLLLSAAGLCSNARLIPPDAESDRYTVLGDPTEACLSVAATKAGLNLEEAAAQMPRIRELPFDSRRKRMTTIHQNSSQKNGGRIAYVKGAPKEILDLCTEIRRGGQTEAITEQQRAEAMQANDRYARSGLRVLAIACRSITGESQLPSALSAYTPELLEQSLTFLGLVVMADPPRPEVAAAVEQCRKASIRIIMITGDYGLTAESIARRIGIVQGEHPRVISGQELAKLSDEELKDALKGEVIFARVAPEQKYRVVCNLQAAGEIVAVTGDGVNDAPALKKADIGVAMGISGTDVAKEAADMILTDDNFASIVKAIEEGRTVYSNIRKFLIYILNSNMPEAIPSAAFLFSKGLIPLPLTVMQILTIDLGTDMMPALGLGTELAEKGVMDQPPRSRSDNLLNRRNMVKAFLWYGMMGSVISLAAYFFVNRLNGWPAIPLASGGAVYAKATTMTLAAIVFSQIGAVLNCRTERESVFKIGLFSNRKVLFGIVFEVFLLGAIIYVPFLQTTFHTAAIGWQEWLFLAVIPIPILLVEELRKALVRRMGRTKETGGN